CTTGTATTGCAAAATCTCAtctgctggcaggaggggcaggagcttGTGCCTTCTGTAACCTGGCCCTGAGAAATGAACCGTGACCCTAACAAACCATGTGCACAGAAACCCACATTGCACATTTCCaagatttcagaaatatttgaaatttggAAAGTCAGATTTATTGGAGGGGGGAGGAAAGTTTCTTGGGTTTTCTTATGTATGTGTTGTATACATTCAGATATTTTgcgctggcagtgccaccaagATTACTCAGGGAATAAATTGAGGGGGTTGGAAAAGCAGGAGTTCTGAGTGGAAATCCTGTTTGCTTTATTGCAGCAGTTACAAGAGGTATGGTAAAAGACAGACTATGTCACAAAGTATAAGAATTGCTTCAGCCTTGATCTCCACAGAACTCTTTTTAATGCTAATCCTGTTAAGAATTACAGGAAAATTCACAGATAATGGCTGCATCACTGCTGTTTCTGAGAACTCAGTTTAAAATAGTGGATTGTGCTTGTGGCAGTGGGGAGCATTCACAGCTGTTGCTGAAGTAGGTGGGAGCTGTCCTATGAATTACAGTATAATatcaattttgaaaaaatccTAAGTGTCTCATCTTTGGTCACCTCAACAAGTAAAAGGCTTAGATCAAAATCTTTGTTTAATAGCAATGAAGGAATTTAAGACATAGGCTAAGTAACAAGAGCACATACTTGCCACATACTTGAATGTAATTAAAAAGGTGCTAAGAATGCAGTTGTTAATTCAATCTTTACTTCTAGGTTGTTTTTTTACCCATTATTTTACCTGGTAATGTCACTTGTACTGTACATCAAGTAACTATGTGCTGTGTTTGTAAATACACACTTTAGAGGCTTAGCTCCTGTCATTTTTGTTTAGGTATGGCTTTGTTACATTTGAAACCCAAGAAGAGGCACAGAAGATTTTACAAGATGTAAGTGGTAGTCCCCATTATGTTTGTCTcttaaatgaattaattttatacTAGGCCTGAGTACTCTGGTTCTCTGTTTGCCAAGTTGCATTTTAAGATAAGTTTGGTCTGATAGTTAAAATGGTTTAAAGAGATCTAATATAAGATTTTTCTTATATGAAATTCTGATCATccttggattttattttttttagttttgtccTACTCTTCTATTTGGAATAATGTCTCCAGAACTTCCTTTTATGTCGCAGTCTACTAACTATGTGTTAGTATTAAAAGCAGACCTTGAGGAGTTTCACCAGGTTCCAGACACATATCATAGGATCTGGTTTCAAGATAACTGCTCACATGCTCAGTGTGTCTAACCTACTAAGTTATTTTTCACTTCTCGGATACCTAGATCTGTGTAGAAATTAATAATGTCTTATTCCTTTCATTCTAGGCTAAAAAGCTCAACTATAAGGATAAGAAATTGAATATTGGACCAGCAATAAGAAAACAAGTGCGGAGTCCTAATGCTCGTATGTATTTTTACTTGCATTTGTGTATTGTCAATATGAATGTAAATTTTCAACCAAGCTGTTCCTGGTCTTGCACTGCATTAATGCTGTGTGTGGAATGTGCTCAGAATGGTTTGCAGTGGAAGCAAATGCATGCAAgtgaaaatgttgaaatagATTTATGGTGTcttgattcttttctctctcgatgtgttgtttcttttactttattGGAGAGAGTTACCTATCTAGGAACAAACTGAATGGAAATTCAAGTTGCCTGGCAGAATCTTAAATCTAAACATTCAGTGTGTCCTCACAGGTTCTACAGGATAAAGCAGGCTCTGCTGGTTAGTGGCATTGTTATTCATtgattattttatgttattaaAACCATTAGGATTGATGCATCTTGCTTTCTTTGGTAGAAACCATAAGGAGTGGGTGGTTGCAGTCCCCACTTTCTTCCTGAGCTGTTTGTTCTAAGATATTGAGTGGATACTATAAATCACCAACTTTTAAGATGAGATCTGTCAGTTGTCTTCAGTAAGGGCTGTGTgtcagaaatgtaaaatggaTCTCTTTTTTAAGTGTAGCAGGCAGTGCAGTGTACTTTGGGACTTTGCTGCAGTATTTGTCCTATGGTACCTTTTGGAGCAGTTAGGAAAAACCCATCCTTTTGCTCATCTTCATTCTGAGGCCAGAATACAGTACACTGTTGATTTAATTCTGAAGCTTTCTTTAGTTTGTCATGCTCTGTTAGAAGTTGTTCACATGTACACTGCTGCTGTTGGTGCAGACACACTTGCTCTAGACAGGAAGTTTGCCTCCTTCCCCCCTTGTGCCTAAGTATGCCCTTTTCCCTTGTGTAAGTGTATGGGTTATtattttccatggggaaattgAATACTTGTTCCAACTGTATCGTTTCTTTGCTCTAGAAATCGCTCAGTATGATCTTGGCTCAGTCATCATCATGAGATTGTCTAACATTTTCTTGCTATGCTTTATTTCACTTCCCATCTTTGACTTGTATTTTCTCAGTTGTGTTGCCTGACTTGTGGGAGTTCCTTGTGGGAAGAGTGAACTTGTGGGAGTTGACTCTTATAATGAAGGTGTAAATTGATAGAAAAGGGGCATATCTCTGTGTTTTAATTGAGACATGAGGCCACAGAGGGGTAAaccaaaaatctttaaaaaaaccttttcaaagaaaacttcTGCATTCTTTTGAGATCTTTATTTGTAGACCTGTTCAACTACCTGTAGTCTCTCATGCCTGGGATAGATCTGTGATGTAAGATCATATTGCCATCCGGACACTTCCTAGGGCCTGTTTTCAGTATGTCTGCTCTCAAGCTCAGTGTATGTGTCACCAGGATGCtttgccctcctgcagctcctcttggATTCATGAAGCCAGAACACCTGGACTTACAATGTCACTGTAGAGCTGTGGGTTCCATTGTATTCCACAGAATTCAAGAGCTGGACAATAAACTGCCGTCCTCTATAGCCCACATATATAGTGCTTGTCTTTCATACtgtaaagcaaaattatttttaataaatgatcCTTTGGTCATAGGATCATTTGGGGTGAGAGCTTTGAACATAATTGGGAGAGCtacttgctttgcttttccccagcatcaaaatgtatttttttttcatcagtgaattttctgcatttgatgaagatttccttttcctttgccaGAGACTTATTCAACACTGGCAGAAAGTTTGTGCAGTTATTTGTGCAATTATTTGGTAGCCAGGGGACAGGATTGTTGGCCGTGGGATTGTGTTGATACCCTCATCTGAGGTACCAGTAAGTGCTGTTCTAGATTGCTTACTGGAGCTAAAACCTTTAGTTTTCTTAAGGTGTGCTTAACATTATCCTAACAAACATCTTAGCCTGTCTATGGATAATCTATCAGCTGTGTTGGATCCAGCTGTCTTCAGGCTTTTCTAGGAATTAGTCAAATTTGTACTAGCCATAAAAGCTCTTGAATCCCTGTGGGACCCTTCTTGGTCATCCACTGAGCATTCTGGTGATCTCTGCAGTGTTCTGTCTGTTTGTAAAATGGTGCTTCATGGTGATTTTTACCTTGCCTTGCAAGGCAAGATGAAAAACTAAAAACTTAGTGATGTTGTTTATATTGTgttcttcctgatttttttctgtactatGTTACTATTTTGTGATTTCAGCTTCAGCtacagaattaattttcccttttttttttttcctctccagaaaTCTCCCCATATTATGTGTTGTGTTTAATTATTTGTATGGATGTCATcttctgcagcctttcccaTCTAGCTCTGGAGACAACCTGTGGCCATCCGCTTTCATGATCATGTTTGAGAGGGAATTGAGATGGCATTAGACAAGCTGCTCTATGTTCTTTCctttgaatgttttctttctgtgaagatcAAAAGTGATCTTCTCTTTTTCATGGTGTACGCATCTGAAAAAAGTTACTTACaagtaagttttaaaatatttattccaggTTCTGCTGTGACCCCACAAGCTGGTACAATGTATGCAACTACTGCTGTATCACCAGAAGCTGGTACAATGTACTTGACCACTTCGAGTGGATATCCATATGTTTACCATAATGGAGTGGCTTATTTTCATACATCTGAAGTCTCTCCTGTTCAGCAGCCATGGCCAGTAAGGAatttattttggtatttatGCTTTTCTATGGACCAGGATAGCTGCAGTGTTTTCAAGTCCCTTAttgctccattttcttcagctctgcttCATGCTAGATGTTTAATTGGCTTCCTTATATTAGACTTTATTTTGTGTTgcttggttgtttgttttttttaataacacttGAGTTTATTTTGCTTATACAGAGCACTTTTCCTTTGGTGTGACCTATTGAACAGGACAGTACATAATCAGTCTGGGCCTTGCCCCAGGAATAAGTTCTACTATCTCTAAGTAGTAATGGCCTAGTGCTTTCTAGAAAGGTGTGAGTATGCCAGAGATTTTTGTTTGATCTAACATAAGCTGTTAGAGACACTGGATTTGAAGCAGTTTAGGTGTAGGTTAAAAGTTTGTGAATCATTTTTGCAAGGGAGGGGGGTGGTTCAGCATCGTAGTACTCCAGAGCTGTGTGTAATAGGAGTGACAGTTTATGAAATTGCTGCATTAAGATTTgtaacttcttttcttttgaagtctCGCTCTGTTTCCAGTTCACCTGTGATGGTTGCTCCACCTGTTTATCAGTCTCCTACATACCATTATCAGGTATCTGTTTGAAAACGATTTTCACACCATCGCTAATCCTCCAGCCATGCAGTACTATTTGCACTGTCCCAGGTCTGTTTATTCCTAAGAAATAGTTCGTAATAGTAATGTGGAACATATTTTAACTTCATTGCAGGCTTTTCAGTAGAATACAGTTTATTCTGCTTATGTAACTACATGAAAGTTtgataaattacattttcttgtgTGTTGCAGGACAGCTGGCTTATCATCTAAGCCAGACTCCTGCTCAGAGTAGGGCTGGTTAGAACAGGTCTCTTGGGTACTTGTCCAGTGGGGTTTGAAGTAGCTCCAGTGATGAAGATTCCACACAATGTTTCTGGAGAGCCTCTTCCTATACTTGACCCTTCTCATCATCAAAGATATTTCCTTTAAAGCTACATTTTTTAGTGGTCTAGCTTGGGTCCATTGATTCATGTGCTCTGAGCACCTCTGTTGAGAACCTGACTTAAGTGTTTTTGAAGTTTATGAAATGGTCAAGTTGGAGGCTGCGTGGAAATAGATAAAACCACGTTCCTGAATAATCTGGGGCTTAATGAAAATCATGTTTCCTCTTTTTAGCTGAGAATTAATTACAGATTTGAGAATAATAGTATTCTATGTGTATTTGTTCTTCACCACATTACTGACATCATCTTGTTCAATTTTAGGCACCAACACAGTGTCTTTCAAGTCAGTGGCAGTGGTCTGTTCCACAGGTAAATACAGTTCATAGTTGCAGCATTTTACCATTACTTTTCACCTAGTTTAAAGGTACGCTGTGCTTATCTAAGAGTGAGATTTCCCACTATTCACAACTTGGTTGGAATTAGCATTAATTGCTGTATTTTAGCAATGTATTTACAACATTTACTGCTACAATGGAGGACATAAAATAGCATCAGTTGAAACATTACATATAAATCTGatgtaaataaaacatcttcccctccccttccatTTAGCAAAATATTTGTATCAAATTACCTAACAAATCCTTTAGAAGCAGGTAAAACCGGCCAAATTTCACCTAATTAAAGAAATAGCTATTAAGTTACCAATTAACCCATAGCTGGGACATTTCATAGGGGTAGAGTTAGCAGGAGCACGTGGGCATACCCTGGGTGATATTAGACCCAGCCCCTTAAAGTAGGAAGACATTAACAATAACTTAGGCATTTTGGGGGGGAGAGTTTATCTGTTTTGTAAAAGAGCAGCTTAATATGGAAATCTTGACACTTGAGGAACTTGAAGAGTTTGAACCTGAAAGGAGGACCAAGTCCCTTAAGCTTGAGCTGTTACAATGCAGCCTCATTACTTTAATAGCAGCCAGCCTTGTCCAGTTATGGTCTGTTCCACTTCAATAGATCAATCCACTGCTTTGAGATCAGGGTGCTGAATTATGGAGAcactttaattatttcaaaacaaaaaactcacttTGCTACTGTGACAGGGTTGCAAGGGAAAATGTAACTGTAGtatgtttctgtgattttgagATTAAATGTGGTTTTTACAAGTTTTAGGATTTTGCAGTGCTCTccaaaatgtgaataaaatctgaaaaccATGTAAAattaaaggacattttttttctcgTACTGCCTGACTTTTCTGTCTACTTCCCACTCACTTAGTTTCTTTGGGAAATCAAAGATTAATTTGACactttcttttaaagctttatcttttgtttttatGTAGTAAAAACTGTAATATAATCTCTTCTCTTTAtccttttaaattataaaatttattagaataatgtgttttgtttcagtctCCTACCTCTTCACCTCCACTCCTGTATCTGCAACCATCTGAAGTCTTTTATCAGCCAATAGGAATTAACCAGGAAGGGGGATGTATATCTCCACCTCTCCTAATGGAAGCTGCAGTTCctgaggtattttttaaaatgtaaaaaagtgTGCTGAAAATTGAAGTGCTTATTTGTGATTGAAAAATacaatcttttattttaagcacTGGCTGTTAGAGCAGTGAGCCAACTGTTCTGGTACTTATGTTGATGTTAAATAATTTCAGGTGTCCTCAAGTTAGAACTTCTCTTCCTGTTTAGGAGAATGCTTtgattctgaaatattttagggAGTCACAAAGGTATTACAGACAGCAATATAAGGACTTGTcaattggttttgtttgcaagtaatgtttaaataaaatgggAGTTCCTTCTTTGGAGTATTGGGTTAAATATCCCTGAACCACAATAGTTTTCTAAAGTAATTATTGGTGAGTAGAAGCTTGTTTCTAAATATTCTGATGATCTGAATTAATTAAGAGGGCTTTATTGTACTTTAAAAATTTCTTAAGTATTAGAAATGTTACTGATATGGACTCAAAAAACTATAAGCAAAAAATACTTAATCATTCAATTAATCTCTTCATGATTGAATATTCAAAATAATAGTAGATGGCTATAGGAAAAACTGAATTACACACATTTTCTCTTTGGTATTAATTGGTACTTCTCAAATACTCATTCCTCATTAATAGGGAGGCCAAAATAGATGTTAAATTAGGACATCTAATTATTAATACTAGTAATCAAGTATGGTTCTGAAAGTAAATGAGTATTTTATTCCCACAAGAGAAATTCCAAAACTGGTATTTCAGAcagctgaactgaaaaattctgacattctgaagtaatttaatttcCCTACGAAGATACTAAATAATACAAGGCTTGGGTTATgggggtttttcttcttttctgaaggTGCATAAATCTTggtatatattttataatcatAACATTATTAACAGTACTATTTTACCTTTACTATTTCATGATTTTGATGTAAAGCTGTAGAGAGATCTGAAATCCATGAGCACTAAGAAAATAGTTGAAATTATATAAGGAATATTTGGACATAATGTGCTCTTGGTTTACAGGTAAGCAATTCATTTACGTTAAAGGAAGCCGTGTGTCAAATTTCAAAAGAGTGGTGTAATATTCCAAGGGTAGTCTGTATCACTTGTTTGTAAATATAAGTATGATACTGCTGGGAATTACATTTTCAATGTGCTAATCTACACATTTAAACACTGTTCCTATTAGAGCTGAGTGAAATTTGTAATAGAGAGGCTGCTACTTCTGTCAAGGAAAGTGATTTGTGACACCGATTTAAGATAAACTAAGTTTAGTAAACTTTGCTAATCAGTGGGGAAAACGTAGATTTAAATATTGacactgtgttttttaaaaactcagttCAGATAAGCATAGCCCACATTTTGAAGTTTTAAGGTTTCTAAATTCCTTTGAAAGGCTTAAAAAACTTAACATTGTGAAACAAGCTTTTGTGCTAattttttgaattctttttacATCAGCTGTATTCTGATCATGGAGTTCAAACGCTACATCACCAGCCCTACGTCCAGAGTCACATAGCCATGCCTGCAGCTGTGAGTATCAAACCAAGATAGTTACAGCAAGCATGGCAGTATTGCTGTCTTCTTTCTTGAAGCTGTGACAGTAAGACAAGATGGGAATGGTTGAAAAAGtcttttattaattaattgGTATATagggaaatgggaaatattGGAGaggaactgaaatatttcttcaactGAAGTTTTGTTACAGAGGGACAAACATGTTACTTATTTTGGAACTATTTGGGGAAACTAAGTCAAAACATGACTAGTTGTTTTAAGACTGAACTACAAAGTAAACTGCAAATAAGAAACATTTTGAGAGAAAATGGTGAACCTTATTTAGCTCTTTGAGATGATGGTTACAAATTCTTGTTACTTTCTCTGGGTCTTGATCTCTCATATTCATTACTTCAGCCTTAGAAAAGCACCTCATGTTACGAAGAGTTGAGATTTTGAaacttggaaaatgaaaaactgtcCCAGTCAGTCACCTCTGGGTGTTTTCTTGTGCAGTTCTGATTTGGAAAGGCCATTTGAATGTTATTCCATGTCACCTGGTGCAagttgttggatttttttggcttCCAGTTCAAGGTGCTCTTCCCTAAATTAATAAGGCTGTTGATGCCATACATGGAATAATGTCAAAACTGATGTGCCTGATGACAGAGATCTAAAGTTGTCAGTAATTATATTTGATATTACAGCACTTACTCTTCTGTGAAAGGTGCTTACTCAGCTGCAAGTGGAAGACTAAACATGAGTGAATGAAAGTCATGTCATAAGCTCTCTTTTCCACATATTTTAAACTTACTTTAGCTTTAGCATTTTTCCGGGCTATTGTGTAACAATATGTACTAGATATCTCCAGCAGAGGGGGCTGTAACCCAAGTGGTGTCTTGGAATAAAGTGCCTTCTATTTCTTGCTcattctttcctgttttctcagAAGTCTAACCTAGAATTAAAACTCTGCTCTGGTCAGGTCTCAAGTAGATTCACAGATAGTTAATCCCTTCCAAAGGCTTACTGAATTctgataatttcttttcacaggTTGATGCTGAATAGtctttgtgttttcagttttatttagtTAGTTTGCCTCATATACTAGCAATTAGTAGTTCTAAAATTTAACTTTCCctttaaaattttcatattaCCTTTTCACATACCCACTTGGAGTTTGAATATGTTTCCCAGGTAGTGAATATGATCAGCTTGTGTTGTGTGTCGGTGTGGCTGAGCTCTCATCAATGATTGAAAAAGGCAAATGTTGTCAGCACACTGCTATGTGTTAGGCAAGTGGCTGTGGTATTGCCacctgctccccagctgcagaaggCGACTGCCTGGTGGCTGTAGTCTACTTAAAATACCCCAACAAATATATCTGCTGCTTGGAAACTGCCAAGTAGTGGCAGTAGTAATGCCTGAAGGAATGACTGTACCTTGGAGGTAATCTGCTGATTGCCTCTATTGCACTGTATATTCCCAGTGCAGTTCCTGGGCTTTGTCCTGGGAGCTGTAAGTCAAGTGGTGAGAGTGGGATGCTACAGATGCTATCCAGGTATTTTGGACAGTTGTAGACTTCTTACAGCTTTCAGATGCAGCTCACAGCACATCATTCTCTCTGTTCTGCCATCGGTTCAAAGAGTAGTAACTATTGAGTTACATCAACAAAATCCTATTTTTTAGTACGACGTTTTTAATAGTGCtaaatgaaaattagaaaacaacATATTCCAACTTCAaactataaattattttgagatCCAAATTTGGTATTTTAAGATCAAAGTTGTGTTTGCTAATGACGTTGAATATATTGACTTTAAGCTTAATTCTTTTGGCAATTAATAGCATGTTCTGTTGATGAGCGCATGACTTCAGGTATTCATGTCTATACAAATGGATAAGACTAGCATTCGTTCTTGAAGGCTGCCAGTTGACGCTTTTTTTAGGAAGTGAGAAGGTTTCTCATCTCTACTGGAGGTTTCAGATCATCTCCATATTAGAAGATGATATAGGAACGTTTGGATGCTTCCAAAGAGTATATGTTAAATAGTGTCTGGTAGTAAAAGTTACCTGGGCTATAGTAACAGTGGAAACTTTAGTGAGGATTGTAATTTGTGGTCTTTGATTTCAGGCTCAGGACAAATATCTGTGAAttaagttttggtttttttaagtgtttatcTGAAATTCTGAGGCACTGGCCTGGTAAATGTTAGTTGTATATTTTGTCTGTATATGAGGGAGACCCCTGAGGTGCCAAGCACACAATTGCAGTCTACAGAGTGAGCAAAGTCTAAAAGGTTCTGGCACCTGGATTGAGTGGGTGGGTaggatttgttttatttcatgcttttagcttttttttttttttattatctacCCTTTTGAGCTGCAGTGTCCCCTTTGGGGGGTAGGCACGGTTCTAGTCTGTTGCAGTTACTGCTTTTCCCATAGTTTGTGTCAAGCAGTATTTTTGGGTGGCATCAACAGTACCAGACGATGAAGTGTCATTTGTGCTATAGTTCATAGATGCTTGCATTCAGATCCTAGTGGTGCGTAATGGCCTTTGCGTTGTGAGTGTTCTGTGAATTTAACTGAACGCAGCCCgctgtttttctctgcaggtGAGAGTAATAGGGGAATATTTGTGTTCAGTGTATATAATCCATGTAAATGTACACGTGTTTGTAAATGTTTGTATAGATACACATGCAGGTAGATTTAGGTAAATTGTGTCTATCATAAGAGTTCTGGTGTAATCATTTGGGGAAAAGCTCAGTTATTTTATACTTGTACTGCTTGTCTGATATTCCACctgaagcaacaaaaaaatattgctgcatATTTTCTGTATAGGTAAGTGAAATTGAAAGAGGCTAAGCCTTTTGTTTATAGGTATGTTAGTCTAAGAAAAGCGAATCTAAATTTCTAGTTATATGATTGCCAAGAGACTTGTCACTACCTGCAGCTGGGTCTGTTGCCTCTGAAATGGCTATTTTAAACTCCACTTGCTAATTTGATACTAACGTGGAAAGGAACAGGGATTGCTTGGTTTTTCTCACATTGTTTCATTCTGTGTCCTCTTTACaaacttctccttttctgtttgtttgctcttACTTCAgttcagtggggtttttttcttttgctttctctttgtttGATGACCCTGTGGAGAATTCACTATTAAATCATTTGGGCCACTCTAATCTATCTttactgattaatttttttttttttttgtgtccagTCCTTCCTGTGTGGCTGAGATCCATCATCACCATAACAGCTAGCAGCTGCCAGTTGTGGCATTTGGGGTCAGTTGTTTCATTGCAATGCTTGCTATTTATGAATTAGTGAATAATAGAACATGCTTGGTTCTATCACAGTCTGCAGCATCATTTGCCTCTTTCTGTAGTTTGACACTTGCTAATAATTCTCTTCATAAACCAAACTCTATATAATCAGTGTCATTCATTCCTGGGATGGTAATGTATATGTAAACTCCATCATTTTAGTTAAACTGCCTGAATTTTATATGGGTTTGgattattttccttcagcaagAATGAAATTTTCTGTACTACCAATGTATgatgcttttgtttctgaaaactATTTTATTCCCCTTTGATaacttccctttttctccctatTTTGTGCAGTTTCCAGTAGCTTGTTTTGATAGGGCTGTACTCTGGCAGGTGCTCAAGCATGCTTTTACTGTGAAAATGCTGCCTCTTTGTTGcttacactttttaaaaagttgggATTTTGATGAAGGAGGCCTAGGGAAGAATGTGTTTTGCACATCTTAAAATTAGAGTTATTTTCTTACTTGATAGCTTTTAAACAGCTCACTGATTTGTTGCAGGGCCTTGCTGTATGTTAAG
This genomic interval from Motacilla alba alba isolate MOTALB_02 chromosome 7, Motacilla_alba_V1.0_pri, whole genome shotgun sequence contains the following:
- the BOLL gene encoding protein boule-like, which translates into the protein MDPEGAQATDQMQTESLPSCPSTVSPVRLNNLIGSPRFGTVTPNRVFVGGIDFKTNENDLKKFFAQYGSVTEVKIINDRAGVSKGYGFVTFETQEEAQKILQDAKKLNYKDKKLNIGPAIRKQVRTGTMYATTAVSPEAGTMYLTTSSGYPYVYHNGVAYFHTSEVSPVQQPWPSRSVSSSPVMVAPPVYQSPTYHYQAPTQCLSSQWQWSVPQSPTSSPPLLYLQPSEVFYQPIGINQEGGCISPPLLMEAAVPELYSDHGVQTLHHQPYVQSHIAMPAAELRSHSVRRNVLHHSSGSLKPQYA